The Roseicyclus marinus genome has a segment encoding these proteins:
- a CDS encoding formate dehydrogenase accessory sulfurtransferase FdhD, whose translation MLPKLPLLPDPTAARLTRAVRGHDHTGAEVELAVVEERPLTIYLNSQEIVTAMTIGDYPEYLALGFLRNQGMLRDGDRVTGVEYDEDIETVVVRTDRQTSYEDKLKKKTRTSGCAVGTVFGDMMEGLEGVTLPQAELRTSWLYALSRQINTLPSLYLTAGAIHGTVLCQADNVLVYMEDVGRHNAVDKIAGFMLRHDVPAADKILYTTGRLTSEMVIKTAMMGIPILASRSGFTAWGVEIAQQLGLTLIGRMRGQRFVCLSGESRLIRDADLSAVPDEERRHRRKGAEDDG comes from the coding sequence ATGCTTCCCAAGCTGCCCTTGTTGCCCGATCCCACCGCCGCGCGCCTGACGCGTGCGGTGCGCGGGCATGATCACACCGGCGCGGAGGTGGAATTGGCCGTGGTCGAGGAACGACCGCTGACCATCTACCTCAACAGCCAGGAAATCGTTACCGCCATGACCATCGGGGATTACCCCGAATACCTGGCGCTGGGGTTCTTGCGCAATCAGGGCATGCTGCGCGATGGCGACCGGGTGACGGGCGTCGAATATGACGAGGATATCGAAACCGTCGTCGTGCGCACCGACCGCCAGACAAGTTACGAAGACAAGCTCAAGAAGAAAACCCGCACCTCGGGCTGTGCGGTGGGCACCGTATTCGGCGACATGATGGAGGGGTTGGAGGGCGTGACCCTTCCGCAAGCGGAGCTGCGCACAAGCTGGCTTTACGCGCTCTCGCGGCAGATCAACACGCTGCCCTCGCTCTACCTGACGGCTGGCGCGATCCATGGCACGGTGCTGTGCCAGGCCGATAATGTGCTGGTCTACATGGAGGATGTCGGGCGCCACAACGCGGTCGACAAGATCGCGGGCTTCATGCTGCGCCATGATGTGCCTGCGGCTGACAAGATCCTCTACACCACGGGCCGCCTGACCTCGGAAATGGTGATCAAGACGGCGATGATGGGAATTCCGATCCTTGCCTCGCGCTCAGGCTTTACCGCCTGGGGGGTGGAAATCGCGCAACAGCTTGGGCTGACGCTGATCGGGCGGATGCGGGGTCAAAGGTTCGTGTGCCTGTCGGGCGAAAGCCGCCTGATCCGCGATGCCGATCTGTCCGCTGTCCCCGACGAGGAACGCCGCCACCGCCGCAAGGGCGCGGAGGATGACGGATGA
- the mobA gene encoding molybdenum cofactor guanylyltransferase MobA, with amino-acid sequence MSAPLGVILAGGRATRMGGGDKGLRMVGGRRLIDHVIDRLGPQCGAMAINANGDPARLSEFGLPVVADSLADHPGPLAGVLAGLDWAAGQGATAIVTAAADTPFFPKDLGARLMASAGPSGLCLAASPDETGRVQRHPTFGLWPVALRDDLRAALTAGLRKIVIWTDGHGAGQAVFDSTPFDPFFNVNTPEDIAAAEALMGAA; translated from the coding sequence ATGAGCGCGCCGCTTGGGGTCATTCTGGCCGGTGGGCGGGCTACCCGCATGGGTGGCGGCGACAAGGGTCTGCGCATGGTGGGCGGTCGGCGCCTGATCGATCACGTGATCGACCGGCTTGGCCCCCAATGCGGGGCCATGGCGATCAATGCCAATGGCGATCCCGCGCGGCTTTCGGAATTCGGGCTGCCGGTCGTGGCCGACAGCCTTGCCGATCATCCGGGGCCCTTGGCCGGGGTTCTGGCGGGGCTGGATTGGGCGGCGGGGCAGGGGGCCACGGCCATCGTGACGGCCGCGGCCGACACGCCCTTTTTCCCAAAGGATCTGGGGGCGCGGTTGATGGCCTCCGCCGGTCCCTCGGGGCTTTGCCTGGCGGCAAGTCCGGACGAAACGGGCCGCGTGCAGCGCCACCCGACCTTTGGCCTTTGGCCCGTGGCGCTGCGCGACGATCTGCGCGCGGCGCTGACGGCCGGGTTGCGCAAGATCGTGATCTGGACCGATGGCCATGGCGCGGGGCAGGCGGTCTTTGACAGCACGCCCTTCGACCCGTTCTTCAACGTGAACACGCCCGAGGATATCGCGGCTGCCGAAGCGCTGATGGGCGCGGCATGA
- a CDS encoding Mrp/NBP35 family ATP-binding protein, translating to MSDTNDNLVIEALRGLTLPDGTPLVATDRLSGATVDGHRVNLSIRTNPAEAASLAALRDEAEARLRRLPGVTSAFVVLTSETQSPKPAPPSLTMPKAEKADPLASVGHVIAVASGKGGVGKSTTTVNLALALRAQGKSVGILDADIYGPSLPTLLGLHGKPQAAGRKLKPMQAYGLKAMSMGLLVEAEAAMVWRGPMVMSAITQMMADVEWGALDILLVDMPPGTGDAQLALAQGTRLSGAVIVSTPQDLSLIDARRGISMFRKVDVPILGIVENMAHFICPDCGGAHAIFGQGGAEAEASRLAVPFLGAIPLTMDLRAASDAGQPITARDPDGPLGRLYQQIARSVLAGLEPRQRAAQPTRT from the coding sequence GTGTCTGACACGAACGACAACCTGGTGATCGAGGCGTTGCGGGGCCTGACGCTGCCCGACGGGACGCCGCTTGTCGCCACGGACCGCCTGTCCGGGGCAACGGTCGACGGCCATCGCGTCAATCTTTCCATACGGACAAATCCCGCCGAAGCCGCCTCGCTGGCCGCTTTGCGCGATGAGGCGGAAGCGCGCCTGCGCCGCCTGCCGGGTGTGACAAGCGCCTTTGTCGTCCTGACCAGCGAGACGCAAAGCCCGAAACCCGCCCCACCGTCCCTGACCATGCCAAAAGCCGAAAAGGCCGATCCGCTCGCCTCTGTCGGGCATGTGATCGCCGTCGCCTCGGGCAAGGGGGGCGTGGGCAAATCCACCACGACCGTCAATCTGGCGCTGGCGCTGCGGGCGCAGGGCAAGTCGGTCGGCATTCTCGATGCCGATATCTACGGCCCATCCTTGCCGACCCTTCTCGGGCTCCATGGCAAGCCGCAGGCGGCGGGCCGGAAGCTCAAGCCGATGCAGGCCTATGGTCTCAAGGCGATGTCCATGGGACTGTTGGTCGAAGCCGAGGCCGCGATGGTCTGGCGCGGGCCGATGGTCATGTCCGCGATCACGCAGATGATGGCCGATGTGGAATGGGGCGCGCTCGACATCCTTCTGGTCGACATGCCCCCCGGCACGGGCGATGCGCAGCTGGCGCTTGCGCAGGGCACGCGGCTCTCGGGGGCCGTGATCGTGTCGACACCTCAGGATCTGTCCCTGATCGATGCACGGCGCGGCATATCGATGTTCCGCAAGGTCGATGTGCCGATCCTCGGCATCGTCGAGAACATGGCCCATTTCATCTGCCCCGATTGCGGGGGCGCGCATGCGATCTTTGGCCAAGGCGGGGCCGAGGCAGAGGCAAGCCGGCTTGCCGTGCCCTTCCTCGGGGCCATTCCCCTGACCATGGACCTGCGTGCCGCCTCGGACGCGGGTCAACCGATCACCGCTCGCGATCCCGACGGACCGCTGGGCAGACTTTACCAACAGATTGCCCGGTCCGTTCTGGCCGGGCTCGAACCCCGGCAGCGGGCGGCACAACCGACCCGCACCTGA